The following are encoded together in the Kwoniella europaea PYCC6329 chromosome 1, complete sequence genome:
- a CDS encoding ATP synthase F1, delta subunit — protein sequence MASAMRSVLSRGYATASAVKAPIQLNSLTGTYATSTYLAALKKSPKDLESLAKDIEAFDKKIKEDAKVSAFIQNPTLSASERTKALSSVVPSGSSPILLNLLTVLSENGRLSSAPKVFADFGSLISAYRGELEVVVTSAEPLDNKALNRIDKALQGTEIAKGKTLKVVNRVNPSVLGGLLVDFGDKSIDLSASSKVNRFNAALTRE from the exons aTGGCTTCCGCAATGAGGTCTGTCCTCTCAAGAGGTTACGCAACCGCTTCAGCTGTCAAG GCTCCTATCCAACTCAACTCCCTCACTGGTACTTATGCCACCTCGACCTACCTCGCTGCTTTGAAGAAGTCTCCTAAGGATTTGGAAAGTTTAGCAAAGGACATTGAGGCTTTcgacaagaagatcaaggaggatGCCAAGGTATCTGCTTTCATCC AAAACCCTACTCTCTCAGCATCTGAACGAACGAAAGCTCTCTCCTCAGTTGTTCCTTCCGGCTCTTCAcccatcctcctcaacctccttaCCGTTTTATCCGAGAACGGTCGACTCTCATCAGCACCCAAGGTATTCGCAGATTTCGGTTCTCTCATCTCTGCTTACCGTGGTGAACTTGAGGTTGTCGTCACCTCTGCTGAACCATTAGATAACAAGGCGCTCAACAGGATTGATAAGGCTTTGCAAGGTACGGAGATCGCCAAGGGAAAGACTTTGAAGGTTGTTAACCGG GTCAACCCATCGGTCCTTGGTGGTCTCCTCGTTGACTTCGGAGAcaaatcaatcgatctctcagcttcttccaaagtCAACAGATTCAACGCTGCTCTCACCCGTGAGTAA